Part of the Penicillium digitatum chromosome 4, complete sequence genome is shown below.
ATAACTTGGAGATGAGGGGTTGTGGTTCCTCGGGCACATCGATGGGAGATGTAGCCGCAAACCCTGTCTGCTGTTGTGGACGAAGCGATGGAAAGATCCAGAGGATTATAACGGAGAGAGAGAATTGGACAGCCATATGTAAGCTCGTTGTAAAAAGAGGGAAAGGGAAGACGATATCGCTCTCGGAGAACATCCATTTGTTGTACTGCAAACAAAACGATTGTTAGTACCTTCTTGACTTGCAAAACGAGTGCAAAGAACCACTCACTATTGAAATAGACAGCGAGAAGAGATACCACAGCAAGATCAGCCCGCCGTTAATTAGTAGCTTCTTGACAACGTTTCTGTCCGACAGAATCTCACGAATAGAACCCTGGCCCTTGACATCTGCGATTCGAGCATCCAGCTTGCGGCGCTGCTTTCGTCGTCGACGTCGCTGACGTTTTTGATGTGATGTGAGTCCGgtttcctcgtcatcttgatCATCATCCGAACTCATCGGGTCCAGCTCCAGAGTCTCTGCAGCGGATAAGATATCGGACGCATCAGTGTCATCTTCAGCGGTCAAAGGTTCCTGTTCTTCGCGTTTGTGGTtccctccatctccatgCGACCAGAGCATATCCTCTCTGCGCTCTGTCAAAATCGGTTGTGAGGCTCGCCCTGTCCCGGCAAGCATGGAGCTTCGCCGACGGTGGTGGGCGCCGGCGGATAGCCCCATTCTAATAACTGGGACAGTTACGTGGAAAGTAAAAGATCGGAAGCGAGATTTATCTCCATTAACGTGGACGGAATAAGTTTGTCACACGAAAATGCACGAGAGCAAAAAGCCTCGGGGAGTAGACAGGGGAATATGCTGacaaagaaacaaagagGGGAGGAATCGATCTGGgaagaaccttggaagtttATCCAACAAAGTGAAAGctccaagaagaaaagaaattgaaaCAAAAatggggggaaaaaaagagagaagaacaaaaaaaggcCTGAATTCAAAGCAGTTCAAAGGAATGGCAAAAATTAGGAATTAAAGGGCGGTGATGTTTCTATTTCCTTCaggtttctctctcttctcctttCTCACCTTTCCCTGGCCACCTCTCATTGGTTGCACATTTTTTATATCGGTCTCCACTGTCCGGTCGATCCGGGGTCAAGTGGGAAAAGAATATGTGGAATAGTTTCGCTATTTCGTTATTTCACTAACTCACCATTTCAAGTTTCAATTTTTCCGAGATTGCTGGTTTGAACGGTTTAGGAGGTCTGGGGAATCTTCTCCGGTTCGGATTCTCATTGGTGGACTGAAACCTCCGGCCTTGACTGGGAGATACTTGTGAAAGCCCAACCTCTCTTGATCGGGGTTTATTACTCGGTGGTCTCGGATTTGACACAGCTCGTGGTTGACAGAAAAGGCTAGATATTTACTAGTCTCAATGTGAGTCTATTTAAGAAACGACAACTTATCTCTGGTCAAACTCGCCAAGTTTATCTCTAATGAAGAAGCCCTATACCCACTCGGCATAGCCATGACCTCAGATCCAACcattatcatcatcatgtCGTGGTGTCTCCAATCAGTTCCGGGAATGATAAATGTCGGAGGATGCGGATGATAAGTGACATTGTGAGGCATTGTATCTACCTCTCTGtttccacttcttcttccacttcttcttcttcttcttcttcatcatctttgTCTTATTTTTGTCcatcttccatcttctttGGGTCGATGCTGCAAAAATTGCATTGGATCTTTATTAAAAACTTCCACGGTATTTTAAGCTGGCACTGGATCTTTTTGCCATCTAGCTCGCCTTGTCATCATGAGTGAACCTTTGTACAATGCCATTGAGGACTATGGCCTGATAGGGGACATGCACACCTGTGCCCTGATCAGCAAGGCCGGTAGCTTGGATTACATGTGCTGGCCAGTCTTTGACTCTCCCACCGTTTTCTGTCGCCTGCTAGACGACAGAAAAGGAGGGTTCTTCTCCGTGAAGCCCTACAAGACGGTGGTGGATGCCCACAGCAAGCAGCGGTATCTTCCATACTCCAACCTGCTTGAAACCAGGTGGACAAACGAGGATGGTGTCGCGACATTGTTGGACTACTTCCCCGTCACACCTAAGAAGGGTGCGCAGTCATCCCGGTTGTTGTCAGGATACTGTCCCTGCAATGAACCGGGCACCAATCGCTTCAAGTCTGGACTGCAGCACTCGGGTCTGATCAGAAAGCTGGAGTGTAGCCGTGGCTCGATGGAGTTGCAGGTGCAGTTGTTCCCGGCTTTTAACTATGCCCGAGAGTCGCACAATACCCGTGCAAAGCTTGAAAACGACTTGTCCAAGCACCGGCTGCAGACCGTTCACTTCGAGAGTGAGACAGAGCGGCTGCAACTGGAAATCTTTGCCGATTCACGGGAGCCAGATAAACTTGGCTTCCCCTCAGCGTCTTTGAAACTGGAAGAACGGGACGGTCTTCGTGGCCGCGGATTTGTAGCCTGGATCCGTCTGTCGGAGGGTCAAACTATTCATCTAGTGTTGCACAGTCCTGAAAAGGCTGTTCCCAGCTCGGCCACCATGGCAGCCTACCTCTTGAAAATGGAAGAGGAAACTTCTGACTATTGGACCGATTGGACACGCAAGTGTGCCTTCCGTGGTCATTACCGAGAGACAGTCGAGCGCAGCCTCCTCATTCTGAAGCTGCTGACTTACAAACCGACGGGTGCTATTATCGCGGCGCCCACCTTCTCGCTCCCCGAAAATGTGGGAGGCGCCAGAAACTGGGACTATCGGTACTCCTGGGTGCGTGACACAGCATTCACGTTGTACGTCTTTCTCAAAATGGGATACAGCCAAGAAGCGGAAGCGTATGTCAACTTCATCTTCGAGCGAGTCTTTCCGCATGCTTCCCAAGACCTTGATCCCAACAGCAAAAAGCCCTTCTTGCCGCTGATGTTCACGATCCGGGGTGAGTACGATATCCCCGAGGTGGAACTGGACCACCTCGAAGGGTACAAAGGCAGCAAGCCTGTTCGAATTGGCAATGCTGCCGTTTTCCACACGCAGCTGGACATTTACGGTGAATTGTTGGACAGTATCTATCTGTACAACAAGCACGGAAACCCCATCACCTATGATCAATGGAATTCTATCCGGCGTATGATCAACTACGTCGTCGGTGTTCGGAACCAGAAGGATATGTCCATTTGGGAATCGCGTGGCCAGATTCAAAACTTTATCTATTCGAAGATCATGATGTGGGTGGCTCTGGATCGCGGAATCCGCCTTGCGGAGAAGCGTGCTAGCCTGCCATGCCCCGATCGCTTTGATTGGATCAGGGTTCGTGATGAGATGTATGATGAAATCATGACCAAGGGGTACAACGAAGAGCGTGGCCATTTCTGCCAGAGTTATGAGAGTACTGAGGTCCTAGATGCGTCTATCTTGATTGCACCCTTGGTCTTCTTCGTTGCGCCCAATGATCCGCGATTCATCAGCACGTTGAAAAGGATTTTGCAAAGCCCCGAGAAGGAGGGTTTGTCCAGTGCCAAGATGGTGTTCCGATATGACCACCAGAAGGCCAATGATGGTAGGCATCTGTGCTCCTACAACTTTTGGCTTATCAAATCTCTAGGATAATTACTAAGACTCATGTTGCACAGGTATGACAGGAGGCGAGGGTGCCTTCATCATGGTCACCTTCTGGCTTGTTGAAGCCATGGCTCGTGTATGTTTATTGGAACTACACcccaaaaaggaaacaaaTTGAAGGATGCTAACCAGTGTTGAAATTGGAAATATAGGCCGCTAAATATGATGTGCCTATTCCAAATATCTGGAAACTCGCGCTTTCGCACTTTGACAACATCCTGTCCTACGCGAATCACCTGGGAATGTTTTCTGAAGAAGTGGCTATTTCTGGTGAGCAGATGGGTAACTCGCCACAGGCTTTCAGTCACCTAGCCTGTGTTAGTGCCGCAATAAATCTGGGAAGAATTGGACGAGTTGGTAGTGATTAGAGTCACCTCCCCACTCCAGTTGGTGGCAGCTATAGACTGACTATTGTCACTGCTGGTTTTTGGGGGAAAAAGAATTTTCGATCTAGTTCTATAATATTTGCTTAAGAATCAGAAAACAAAATGCAAATTGGTTCCCTTTTCGTTCCGTCACAATCTATAGGCAACATTAAAGAAGATAGCAAAGATATTCTTCACGTCCTGGTTAATCATCACAACTGCTTATGTAACGGAACAGTTGATCACCCGGGAGCTCCAGGGAGGTTACCCCAGATTCCCTTTATCATCATCTTGGGCTGTCTTTGTGCAAAATAATCATATCtgaacagaaaaaaaccAGGGGGGTGTTTCTCTTCAGCTTCTAGCTTGAAATGTTCTTCGCCACCAACCCATCGTGCCTTACTACCCCCGTGATCTTACAGGAATCCCCACTTGTCTAATGGCAGGCGCCAGCTTGGATTGGCCTGATAAGCCCAACGCTGATGTCGCCCTGCCATCGGATGAAGAGGACTTAATTTCCAGCCCAAGCACTGCTTCAAGGGAGCTTGAAGGCGCTGCCAAGCAAAATATGACACTGGCTTTGGGGAAGCGGCGCGTGGAACAAGAGGGCTTGTATCAATCCTCCGAACAGGATGCGACTCCAACACTTCCCCGCACCGAAGGCCCAAATCAAGCCCTTTCAGAACAGCAAATGGATAGCAATCCTTTGCAGCTGCTGGACTTGCCTTTGGACATTTTGAAAGAAATCATTAAAGAGGTAACACAGGTTCTCCCCGCAAGTCGTGAATAGATAGCTTACAGTTCTGGTGTACAATAGGTGACCCATACGACTGACCTGACTTCGCTCGCTCTTACTTGCTCTGCTCTTCATTCCCTAGCTATTCCGCACATGTACTCCCGTTTTGACATCGTCTGGCCCGAGTCGCTGAACCCATCAACAGATGACTACTCTGGGGTGGATGCTCTGTCTTATGGTCTTTCCACATTGGTCATGTGCGAGGATGTATTCAATCGGCTGCCGCGGTTTTCATCCGACCAAGTCAAATATAGCTGTTTGAATTGTGGTTGCGGTAACCTCCACCAGCCAGACCCGAACCCTAAGGGCAGCGGAGTTCGGTTCCAGTCGAGACGAGGCAATAACTATGCACAGTATACCCGCACATTCTCTATTGGAAATGGCCCACTCAGCTGGGTACAAGAATACTCGGTGACCAAAGAAGTGGGTAAGATGCTAGGGACGCTGGTAGCCCTAGCAGTTGCCCGGATGGTGAATCTCGAAGCATTCATTTGGGACATGCCGACTGGAGTGGTCCGTGAAATTTGGCTGGCGCTTGCGTCATTAGCAGATCGGCCAGGACACGATTGTCGCCTAGAGCGTGTTTGGGTGCGCTGGCATGACAATTCAGAGAATGCTTTGCGCAGTTCTTCAGCAGTGGCAACGAGGCTCTTCCAAAAGTACAAACACGTGGAACATCCTTCCTTGTCGGTATTGCCTCCGCTCAAGAGCGTAGCTGTTCTTGACATAGATGAACCAGCCTATGTGGAGGAGCTGGAACTTCTCATTGATCGGTCACGCCACCGTCTGTCCGAACTCCGAATCGGTATTGCCGAAAAGGCCCATATGAGTGCGTGGCTGCTTTGTAGGAAGGAGTCTGAAGGCTCAACGAGTTGGCCTAGAGCCGATGGTGTTCTTGGCATCTTGATGCGGCGGAATCTAGACAACAAGCAGGACAATACCGTCATCGCCTCCCCTGAAGATAAGTCGCTGTCATCCGAGAGTCCAATAAGCAAGTCTCCAACCTCTGCCAAGAGCATAGTTTCATTGACTACAAATGGCGAGCAGCAGTCTTCCAACACCACTAAGGACAAGAAGTCCCCGCCAAGCTCTAGTTTGCCTAACCGGAGTGCCCGCTCATCGCTACCTTCCTATAAATCCGACTCTGAGATACTTCATCTTAAAGTGCTCGAGCTGGAACGCATACCTCTTTCTTTGCCAACACTATTGCCGGCTATTGACTGGACTGGAGTGACTACTCTCACCATTATGCGATGCGAGGATCATGAAAAGCTGTGGAGGGCTCTACGTCGCAAGTATGCTCCTCCTACGATGCCGACAAAAC
Proteins encoded:
- a CDS encoding Six-hairpin glycosidase; its protein translation is MAGASLDWPDKPNADVALPSDEEDLISSPSTASRELEGAAKQNMTLALGKRRVEQEGLYQSSEQDATPTLPRTEGPNQALSEQQMDSNPLQLLDLPLDILKEIIKEVTHTTDLTSLALTCSALHSLAIPHMYSRFDIVWPESLNPSTDDYSGVDALSYGLSTLVMCEDVFNRLPRFSSDQVKYSCLNCGCGNLHQPDPNPKGSGVRFQSRRGNNYAQYTRTFSIGNGPLSWVQEYSVTKEVGKMLGTLVALAVARMVNLEAFIWDMPTGVVREIWLALASLADRPGHDCRLERVWVRWHDNSENALRSSSAVATRLFQKYKHVEHPSLSVLPPLKSVAVLDIDEPAYVEELELLIDRSRHRLSELRIGIAEKAHMSAWLLCRKESEGSTSWPRADGVLGILMRRNLDNKQDNTVIASPEDKSLSSESPISKSPTSAKSIVSLTTNGEQQSSNTTKDKKSPPSSSLPNRSARSSLPSYKSDSEILHLKVLELERIPLSLPTLLPAIDWTGVTTLTIMRCEDHEKLWRALRRKYAPPTMPTKRPRDAEHRASASSAEYSLNLKQIRTDTVSPYLMLFIKDALAPNTLESVYLHEAPGHESAVQIDAIYRHILRKHRQSLQQVLIDATDRIIGTGYSGTRWHKWIFNHDMVSFVTSGKMPQLKELGMAMHYSDWHFFLQRLPNMPQLRALYLSHIRHVVHRDLKELALQVLDIVSIRPELKIAYIGLHVKCYQILEARHDDNPLDFDDHPAIDPSPTHSEDEDEGWANPNHASDEDSDDSNEDGSGAADTELISSDLDDYDTEPDEEQSASRIRYRLQEILFYDEKVSIFKARHGVL
- a CDS encoding Six-hairpin glycosidase-like, translated to MSEPLYNAIEDYGLIGDMHTCALISKAGSLDYMCWPVFDSPTVFCRLLDDRKGGFFSVKPYKTVVDAHSKQRYLPYSNLLETRWTNEDGVATLLDYFPVTPKKGAQSSRLLSGYCPCNEPGTNRFKSGLQHSGLIRKLECSRGSMELQVQLFPAFNYARESHNTRAKLENDLSKHRLQTVHFESETERLQLEIFADSREPDKLGFPSASLKLEERDGLRGRGFVAWIRLSEGQTIHLVLHSPEKAVPSSATMAAYLLKMEEETSDYWTDWTRKCAFRGHYRETVERSLLILKLLTYKPTGAIIAAPTFSLPENVGGARNWDYRYSWVRDTAFTLYVFLKMGYSQEAEAYVNFIFERVFPHASQDLDPNSKKPFLPLMFTIRGEYDIPEVELDHLEGYKGSKPVRIGNAAVFHTQLDIYGELLDSIYLYNKHGNPITYDQWNSIRRMINYVVGVRNQKDMSIWESRGQIQNFIYSKIMMWVALDRGIRLAEKRASLPCPDRFDWIRVRDEMYDEIMTKGYNEERGHFCQSYESTEVLDASILIAPLVFFVAPNDPRFISTLKRILQSPEKEGLSSAKMVFRYDHQKANDGMTGGEGAFIMVTFWLVEAMARAAKYDVPIPNIWKLALSHFDNILSYANHLGMFSEEVAISGEQMGNSPQAFSHLACVSAAINLGRIGRVGSD